TATTTTACTTGAAATACACAATTTTGCCAGCTCTTGCAAAAACTTATTATTTCTCTTATGAAATGTTTATTATTCGTTGATGGACTTAAAGCTTATGCTATAGAAGCTGACATCAAGCTATTGGCTTATTTGAAACATCAATGGTTTTACATTTACATAATCCTAACAAAACTTCCTATTCCGTACAACCTTTTTTTAACTATCTAGGTGACATTGTGGAGTAACTGCATGTAGCATTAGATGATGGTTGAGTAGTAATAGTAAAGGAACTGAATTGATTGAGCTCCCTTTTCATAGATCTGTATACATGATCTAAGCCTTCTTCTATTAGTTCTAAAACTGTCTGTGGCATTGGAGGCATATTAATGTCAACTGATCCTTCCAACATCTTCACCACTTCCCCCATTGTAGGCCTCGTCGAAACCTCATCCTGAATACACCAAAAAGCTACCATTAAAGCTCTCATTAGCTCTTCTTTTTCAATTGCGCCTTCAAGTCGTCTATCAACAACTTTTTCTGGCGTTCCTTCACTCATTTCCTgaaaaaacaaataaacaacataTCTGGTCCTTTCAATACTTTtacgttttttaaaaaaaaattacgatTCAGAAGTAAGGGCGATCGCCCTTTTCCTATAGAGTTTAAGTGTTGTGCACTATCAGGTTAAGTTGACCTACATCACCATGTAATTCTTTTTTAGATTGATATGATACCTTGGAAAATAGAGTAATAACCCACTATAACCGGTTAAATTGCATCATCAAAGTAAAAATTCTTTACACTGTCAGTGTATATAAGTTAAACTCTTCTCTCTTTATCAAAATTGATCAAGTGAGTACCTTGTAAGCCCATCCAGGGTAAAAGAAGTCCTCAGCATCACAAGTCATATCAAGATTTCTCCGACCACCAACGATTTCTAGTAGCAGCATTCCATAGCTGTAAACATCAGCTTTTACAGTTATGGGTCGGTTGCTGACCCACTCGGGGGCTAAATAACCTCTGGTTCCTCGGACCATAGTGACAACATGGGAATGCTCTCTCCCCATCAATTTTGCTAGTCCAAAATCAGAAACTTTAGGACAGAAATTCTCATCCAAAAGTATGTTCTCGGGCTTGATGTCACAGTGTATTATTCTATTCCTGCATTGCTCATGAAAATAGGCTATCCCTTGTGCAGTAGCAATGGCTATGCGAAAACGTGTAGGCCAAATTAGTAATCTATCTCGGTTACTATATGAATGAAATATCCACTTGTCCAATGAGCCATTTTTCATGAACTCATACACTAGTAGCCTGTTAAAAGAAAATGCTCAGTTTATACTTGCATATTTAAGTTGACACAACACAACCATCAAATTACAATGAAATGCCTTACTTACCTTCGTGTTCCCTCAGAACAGTATCCGCGTAGACGAACCAAGTTCATATGATGCATAGAGCCAATGGTGTTGACCTCTGTTATAAATTCCCTTTCCCCATGAGGCAAAACTTTGCCAAGCTTCTTTACTGCAATCAATGTTCCATCTCCTAGGCTTCCCTTGTATACACTGCCAAATCCACCTGTCAACATAACATTGTTACTTACTATGATAAAACCACATATAATTTGTTGGAAAACCAATTGTCTTGGTTTGGATTTCCTGTGGTTTTGAATAATATGTCTTTACCTGTTCCAAGTAACTCGGAAAAATTGTTAGTCCGGTGTTGCAAGTCACGGTAGCTGAAACTAATCGGAGCTCCTGATAAGATCAAAGAGCCCTCAAGAGCTCTCTTCAAGGATCTTTTTCTATGGATATTGATATATAACAGACAACCGAGCAGCGCGATGAGAACTGTCATACTTAGGACTATAGGAAGTATCAAAACTTTATCGCGTGTACTCTGCGATTCGTCTGATGAATTCCCAGTTTGTTTGTCACCACCAAATGAGCCATTAGCCTCAACCTTCACGAATAGAGTTGAGCCAGG
This sequence is a window from Nicotiana sylvestris chromosome 3, ASM39365v2, whole genome shotgun sequence. Protein-coding genes within it:
- the LOC104241245 gene encoding G-type lectin S-receptor-like serine/threonine-protein kinase At5g24080 isoform X2, encoding MLMDRGTTVWASNTSETGVETAVMSENGNFILYADNLSIVWQSFSHPSDTLLPGQPLTVSLELTSSKSPAPGGYYTLKMLQHPTSLNLALTYNVPESYHMSPELYSNYSYWSGPDISNVTGDVVAVLDKAGSFGMVYGSSSDGAVYVYKNDGDYGGLFSAVNQSNDWSRPSVLRRLILEGNGNLRLYRWDNDVNGSRQWVAEWAAVSNPCGIAGICGNGICNLDRSKTNASCTCLPGTSKVGNDISCSVNSSLTGKCGPHHENLTSQFKISTVQQTAYYFSGSSVIANYSDIESVSKCGNACLSNCDCVASVYGLSEENPYCWVLRNLEFGGFEDPGSTLFVKVEANGSFGGDKQTGNSSDESQSTRDKVLILPIVLSMTVLIALLGCLLYINIHRKRSLKRALEGSLILSGAPISFSYRDLQHRTNNFSELLGTGGFGSVYKGSLGDGTLIAVKKLGKVLPHGEREFITEVNTIGSMHHMNLVRLRGYCSEGTRRLLVYEFMKNGSLDKWIFHSYSNRDRLLIWPTRFRIAIATAQGIAYFHEQCRNRIIHCDIKPENILLDENFCPKVSDFGLAKLMGREHSHVVTMVRGTRGYLAPEWVSNRPITVKADVYSYGMLLLEIVGGRRNLDMTCDAEDFFYPGWAYKEMSEGTPEKVVDRRLEGAIEKEELMRALMVAFWCIQDEVSTRPTMGEVVKMLEGSVDINMPPMPQTVLELIEEGLDHVYRSMKRELNQFSSFTITTQPSSNATCSYSTMSPR